Proteins encoded together in one Cydia pomonella isolate Wapato2018A chromosome 10, ilCydPomo1, whole genome shotgun sequence window:
- the LOC133522176 gene encoding protein yellow-like, producing the protein MKGGTLLLIVLLTGVVGSGYASDDGYTAPRKAKGIGTLFRWKQIDFEYENLQDRQAAIDRGRFNQTNVITLGVERWKDRVFVSTPAWKKGVPVTLSSVPVVGSNESPLLKPYPNWDWHNADNCNGFTSVFRMAVDHCGIMWVLDAGQVEGFETPRQICPPTIFAIDLETDTVLARYPIPAEYVLQDSLITNIVVDSRDPLCRDLHLYVADARRYGLIVFRSSDESFWRFSHYTFYPEPLLSNYTLHGVNFQWSDGVFGMSLGKLHEGDRPLYYHAMSSSLEFVVMTSVIRDPLRVSDSVDEFKLLGKSRGPIGQVSASVIDRNGVMIFNLVSQDSIGCWDTRKPYEDANLGIVAQSSNTLVFPNDLRLDHEVPQMAWIITNKLPMYQFNLINPNEYNYRVLYLDPTKAVEHTICQP; encoded by the exons ATGAAGGGAGGCACGCTACTGCTGATAGTACTGCTAACTGGTGTGGTGGGCAGTGGCTATGCCAGTGACGACGGTTACACTGCCCCCCGGAAGGCCAAGGGTATAGGCACCCTGTTCCGCTGGAAGCAAATCGACTTCGAATATGAAAATTTACAGGATAGACAAGCTGCTATCGACCGTGG GCGGTTCAACCAAACGAATGTAATAACCCTGGGCGTGGAGCGGTGGAAGGACCGCGTGTTCGTCAGCACGCCTGCATGGAAGAAGGGCGTGCCGGTGACGCTGTCGTCGGTACCGGTCGTGGGCTCTAATGAATCGCCGCTTTTGAAACCATACCCCAACTGGGACTGGCATAATGCGG aTAACTGTAATGGATTCACATCCGTATTCCGAATGGCCGTCGATCATTGCGGCATCATGTGGGTGCTAGATGCCGGACAAGTTGAAGGTTTTGAAACTCCTCGCCAGATCTGTCCGCCGACTATATTCGCCATTGATCTTGAAACTGATACTGTACTAGCGCGTTACCCAATTCCAGCAGAATATGTACTTCAGGATTCCTTGATTACTAATATAGTGGTTGACTCCAGAGACCCTCTCTGTAGAGATCTCCATTTGTACGTCGCTGATGCACGGCGTTATGGACTTATCGTATTCAGAAGTTCTGATGAATCATTCTGGAGATTTAGCCACTATACTTTTTATCCGGAACCATTATTGTCCAATTACACTTTACATGGAGTAAATTTCCAATGGTCCGATGGCGTTTTTGGAATGTCCTTAGGCAAACTACATGAAGGAGATAGACCTCTATATTACCACGCAATGTCTAGTTCTTTGGAGTTTGTTGTGATGACATCGGTAATACGTGATCCTTTGCGTGTTAGTGACTCAGTGGATGAATTTAAACTTTTGGGTAAAAGCAGAGGCCCAATAGGGCAAGTCTCGGCATCTGTCATCGATCGCAATGGCGTCATGATCTTTAACCTTGTTTCTCAGGACAGTATTGGTTGTTGGGATACTCGGAAACCATACGAAGATGCCAACCTTGGAATTGTGGCCCAAAGCAGTAACACATTAGTGTTTCCTAATGATTTGCGATTAGATCATGAGGTACCACAAATGGCCTGGATAATAACAAACAAATTGCCAATGTAtcaatttaatttgataaacCCGAACGAATATAATTATAGGGTATTGTATTTAGATCCGACCAAAGCTGTAGAACATACTATTTGTCAGCCGTAG
- the LOC133522171 gene encoding protein yellow-like, giving the protein MAVSHQWFIQWSPPSMILADITSQYNNVNERFNTFDHDRTKWEVNSDDSQTKPVYEPEQSDYGYDTEEKVRNGATQAAGLTLWLTMLGLARAQSIPADFDTPPFSTLYKWQRVDFEFPSAMHRQQAIATGKYIPANVLPLGLEVYGSRVWVTLPAWRRGVPATLATVPRSGGVTSPLLRPYPDWSFHRAFANESKTCSGLTSVFRMNVDACGRLWVLDSGQIDSQDSPKQLCPPSIVVFDLRTDRLIARYKIPKKYVLQDSLFANIIVDTRTKDCSDLHVYIADTWRFGLLVFRQSDATFWRFSNPIFYPDPLASNYTLHGINFQWADGIFGLALSPLDSFGNRLLFFHAMSSYREFFVSTTVLRQSVRVNDSSSDFHLVGESRGLSGQSSASAIDRRGVMFYGLVSRDSIGCWDTQKPYSRKSMGVVAENTETLIFPNDIKVDQEEQQSVWVLSNRLPMFQRGPLNPYDYNYRIMYADTAEAARQTVCDPDVQLPALSYRRLNEIPISPIKQH; this is encoded by the exons ATGGCAGTTTCACATCAGTGGTTTATACAATGGTCACCCCCGTCCATGATACTCGCGGACATCACTAGTCAGTACAACAATGTGAACGAAAGATTTAACACTTTTGACCATGATAGAACAAAGTGGGAAGTGAACAGTGATGATAGTCAAACTAAGCCCGTGTATGAACCTGAACAAAGTGACTATGGATATGATACCGAGgaaaaagttagaaatg GAGCGACGCAGGCCGCCGGGCTGACGTTGTGGCTCACGATGCTAGGCCTAGCCCGCGCGCAGAGCATCCCGGCAGACTTTGACACACCGCCCTTTAGCACACTCTACAAGTGGCAGCGCGTCGACTTCGAATTCCCGTCTGCGATGCACCGCCAACAAGCAATCGCTACTGG CAAATATATACCAGCGAACGTGCTACCCCTGGGCCTCGAGGTGTACGGATCTCGCGTATGGGTGACGCTGCCGGCCTGGCGGCGCGGCGTGCCGGCTACGCTGGCGACCGTGCCGCGCTCCGGCGGCGTCACCTCCCCGCTCCTCAGGCCTTATCCCGACTGGTCGTTCCACAGAGCATTTGCAA ATGAATCCAAAACCTGTAGTGGATTGACTTCAGTGTTTCGAATGAACGTGGATGCCTGCGGGCGACTGTGGGTTCTAGATTCCGGTCAAATTGACTCTCAAGACAGCCCGAAGCAGTTATGTCCTCCGAGTATAGTCGTTTTTGACTTGAGAACAGACAGACTCATCGCTAGgtacaaaattccaaaaaaatatgtactacAAGACTCGCTCTTCGCTAACATTATCGTGGACACTCGCACTAAAGACTGCTCGGATTTACACGTCTACATAGCAGATACTTGGCGGTTCGGACTTCTAGTGTTCAGACAAAGTGATGCTACTTTTTGGAGATTCTCTAATCCTATTTTTTATCCTGACCCACTCGCTTCTAACTACACACTTCACGGCATTAATTTTCAATGGGCAGATGGAATTTTTGGGCTAGCGCTATCACCTTTGGACTCTTTTGGTAACCGACTGTTATTTTTTCATGCTATGTCGAGTTATAGAGAGTTCTTTGTGTCTACAACGGTTTTACGACAGAGCGTGCGGGTTAATGACAGTTCGTCAGATTTTCATCTGGTCGGCGAAAGCAGAGGTCTATCTGGACAGTCATCGGCTTCTGCCATAGACAGGCGTGGGGTCATGTTCTACGGTTTGGTCTCCCGAGATAGTATTGGCTGCTGGGATACTCAAAAGCCCTATAGTAGAAAGTCGATGGGGGTGGTGGCTGAGAACACAGAGACACTAATATTTCCTAATGATATAAAAGTTGACCAAGAGGAGCAGCAAAGTGTTTGGGTGTTATCGAATCGTCTGCCGATGTTTCAAAGGGGTCCTTTGAATCCTTACGACTACAATTATCGTATTATGTATGCTGACACAGCAGAAGCGGCCAGGCAGACTGTCTGCGATCCCGACGTGCAGTTACCTGCACTCAGCTATAGAAGGTTAAATGAAATTCCCATATCGCCAATAAAACAGCATTGA
- the LOC133522177 gene encoding UPF0764 protein C16orf89 homolog, whose product MLVKYIAIFVTLKTVLGIYPYFDTQDFIYNVPKVYRISITLDKLLEYYEKKPSKDPEWYISLGLARGQLEYTINELDKSVPPKLKENLQNLTRKMDRIRNNTDFTKLVYRTKDYEYVAKAIFENLDVLSSFMEPITLGTMGTQKPYRFDFEQYVQEARTKMPGRKAADACTMQLLVSAMETQTTQSDGSCELSPECSQQIMKGSGLAFQQTSRLRAATLARLFDCMDGVDLNAHIYKLCIQIYKETKSLEAWDHPAGTRTIFMQQIMYCAHHGYGEFIKPRWMNKIISWQEPKGCYSDDRQPFMRLTGFITAVPPAQKEREEEYRLKKAAASEGGSCNSLTSAMALGSMVVYIRALLETDQAFQYDVLE is encoded by the exons ATGCTAGTTAAATACATCGCCATTTTCGTAACTCTGAAAACAGTTTTGGGTATTTACCCATACTTCGATACGCAAGATTTCATCTACAATGTGCCTAAAGTGTATAGAATTTCTATAACTCTGGATAAATTGTTAGAGTATTATGAGAAGAAGCCGTCGAAAGATCCGGAGTGGTATATATCTTTGGGCTTGGCAAGAG GTCAACTGGAGTACACAATTAACGAACTGGATAAGTCCGTGCCGCCAAAATTGAAGGAGAATCTGCAGAATCTAACGAGGAAGATGGATCGCATCCGTAACAATACCGACTTCACAAAGCTCGTCTATCGCACTAAAGACTATGAATATG TGGCCAAGGCGATATTTGAGAACTTGGATGTACTGTCGAGCTTCATGGAGCCGATAACCCTCGGCACGATGGGTACTCAGAAGCCTTATCGGTTCGACTTCGAGCAGTACGTGCAAGAGGCCAGAACTAAAATGCCGGGAAGAAAGGCCGCAG ATGCCTGCACAATGCAGCTTCTAGTATCAGCCATGGAGACTCAAACGACTCAGTCAGACGGATCCTGTGAGCTGTCCCCTGAATGCAGCCAGCAAATCATGAAGGGCTCCGGTCTGGCCTTCCAGCAGACCAGCCGCCTCCGCGCCGCCACGCTCGCCCGCCTGTTCGACTGCATGGACGGAGTGGACCTCAACGCCCACATATACAAACTGTGCATACAGATTTACAAGGAGACGAAGTCGCTCGAGGCTTGGGACCATCCGGCGGGGACTAGGACTATTTTCATGCAGCAAA TCATGTACTGCGCACACCATGGTTACGGGGAGTTTATCAAGCCCCGCTGGATGAACAAGATCATATCTTGGCAAGAACCGAAAGGCTGCTACTCAGACGATCGGCAGCCTTTCATGAGGCTTACGGGTTTCATAACCGCGGTGCCACCAGCCCAGAAAGAACGTGAG GAGGAGTACCGCCTGAAGAAGGCGGCGGCATCGGAAGGTGGTTCCTGCAACTCGCTAACTTCCGCCATGGCGCTGGGCTCTATGGTGGTTTACATACGAGCCTTACTCGAGACGGATCAAGCATTCCAGTACGATGTATTGGAATAA
- the LOC133522188 gene encoding ATP synthase subunit O, mitochondrial-like, whose amino-acid sequence MLRLFARNMCSAAQVKRPPIQVFGVEGRYVTALYSAASQKGELEEVDKHLRILEKELYKPKMIDFLETSVVSRVQKAKILQEAAKQVGMPETAANFLGLVAENGRLKKLKRMITMFLTVMVAHNNKALCEVITASPLDDGARQSLMDALKKFVKGDKKIELTEKVDPSIIGGMIVGVEDKHIDMSISRKIQMYTDILKQSV is encoded by the exons ATGCTACGATTATTCGCGCGGAATATGTGCTCGGCAGCACAGGTAAAAAGACCCCCAATTCAAGTTTTTG GAGTAGAAGGGCGCTATGTCACGGCGTTGTACAGCGCAGCCAGCCAAAAGGGTGAACTAGAAGAAGTGGATAAGCATTTGAGGATCCTCGAAAAGGAGCTCTACAAGCCTAAGATGATAGATTTTCTTGAAACTAGTGTGGTCTCGCGCGTTCAAAAAGCTAAAATCCTGCAGGAGGCAGCTAAACAAGTTG GTATGCCTGAGACCGCAGCTAACTTCCTAGGCTTGGTTGCCGAAAACGGACGACTAAAAAAACTAAAGCGCATGATAACAATGTTTCTGACGGTCATGGTCGCGCATAATAACAAGGCCCTCTGTGAGGTCATCACCGCCTCGCCTCTCGATGATGGAGCCCGTCAGTCCCTCATGGACGCCCTTAAGAAGTTCGTCAAGGGAGACAAGAAGATTGAGCTCACGGAGAAGGTGGATCCCTCGATAATAGGAGGGATGATAGTGGGTGTGGAAGACAAGCACATCGATATGAGCATTTCTAGGAAAATTCAGATGTATACCGATATACTGAAGCAATCTGTTTAA